In a single window of the Dinghuibacter silviterrae genome:
- a CDS encoding SusC/RagA family TonB-linked outer membrane protein has translation MEKLKRFLLMKVCLLIALAVCFQVSAKGYSQETFSLHFRHAEVHEIFNVIQKESNYLFYYNDDYLKMLGRVNLDVTNTPLNSILNTLLGNKFTYAITDQHKVIISPVGDPIAIDTSEEVVKGRVTDDAGKPLGGVTVKVRGSEKGVVTDDNGNFTIRVTAGVQLVISSVGYKEQTVTASRNMVIKMQPNATGLADVLVVGYGTQKKSDVTGSISSVKGGDIANLPVSNAADAITGRAAGVDIVQTDGSPGSVPSIRVLGTGTINNADPLVVIDGVPSGGLNDVNPNDIASIEVLKDASASAIYGSRAANGVVLITTRKGNYDQGLRTTVNLYAGTKTPAKFLPMLSAPQLVQLKTEAYTNDGLSVPTVWSNPYYAVNRTNWQKALMGTGNVQNADVAVRGGNAHSNYSFSGNYFNENGMIVNSFFKRYSFRINSEHKIGSRLKLGENIVYSSTNGAAPNTQSTQTGLVWSAIRFNPAIPVVNPDGSWGTSQADNQLGDINNPVATAHEISKYNLIDRVLANAYAELEIINGLKLRANYGYDHNTNEYYEFDNAMPDQTRGPSIASLRQSFAKEKTLLEEYYLTYNHVFGEVHSLTLLAGYSAQVYSGNTFNASRTGFSDTSTDQRVLNLGNSSSASNGGYNYNPWGLQSYFVRGNYAFMNKYLLTATFRADGSSKFAPGKQWGYFPAFSAGWRLSDEHFWERLKRTVSMFKITGGWGQLGNQNVGDFQYLSIIGTGSGGGTGGGGYGYNLGTTTTNYNGAYITSLANPNITWERAVTTDVAVEFATLKNHLTGTVTWFNKNTSDMLIPYQIVETFGAQNNLPDDPGNITLPDYNIGTLNNRGVEIELNYQDRVGDFTYSVGGNATFIKNKITKLYGSDTYLASTPYGRENTDISRTYEGQPIASFYGFKTAGLYQTQAQINSDPYIANDPNKPNIKPGDVRFVDVNGDGVVDDNDRVRLGDPNPRFVFGFHGSGSYMHFDIAFNFTGATGFKLYDADRLSGLDATQVYNWYADQQNRWHGEGTSNSVPRLSIDNLNNNYRSSDLWVYKGNYITLRSLALGYTIPKVTLSTWKLPEVRFYVSAYNLFTITKYPGYTPELGYTDGNLQRGVDVAQYPATRTYMVGATVNLQ, from the coding sequence ATGGAAAAACTGAAACGTTTCCTGCTTATGAAAGTATGTTTATTGATTGCGCTCGCTGTCTGTTTCCAGGTGTCGGCCAAGGGCTATTCCCAGGAGACGTTCAGCCTGCATTTCCGCCACGCGGAGGTGCACGAAATTTTTAACGTCATCCAGAAGGAGAGCAATTATTTGTTCTACTATAACGATGACTACCTGAAGATGCTGGGCCGTGTCAACCTGGACGTGACGAATACGCCGCTCAACAGCATCCTGAACACCCTTTTGGGGAACAAGTTCACGTATGCCATCACCGACCAGCACAAGGTGATCATTTCACCCGTGGGGGACCCCATCGCCATAGATACCTCGGAAGAGGTCGTCAAGGGCCGGGTGACCGATGATGCCGGGAAACCATTGGGGGGTGTAACGGTCAAGGTCAGGGGCTCGGAAAAAGGCGTCGTGACGGACGACAACGGGAACTTTACCATCCGGGTGACCGCCGGTGTGCAACTGGTGATCTCCTCCGTTGGGTATAAAGAACAAACCGTGACGGCATCCAGGAACATGGTCATCAAAATGCAGCCCAATGCAACGGGTCTTGCGGATGTCCTGGTCGTGGGGTATGGTACGCAAAAGAAAAGCGACGTCACCGGCAGCATCTCCAGCGTCAAGGGGGGCGACATTGCCAACCTCCCGGTGAGCAACGCCGCGGACGCTATCACGGGCCGTGCGGCCGGGGTAGACATCGTCCAGACGGACGGCTCCCCGGGGTCCGTTCCCTCGATCCGTGTGTTGGGGACGGGGACCATCAACAACGCGGACCCGCTTGTCGTCATCGACGGGGTACCCTCCGGTGGTCTCAACGACGTCAACCCCAATGACATTGCCTCCATAGAAGTCCTCAAAGACGCCTCCGCCTCCGCGATCTACGGAAGCAGGGCGGCCAATGGGGTGGTACTGATCACGACGCGCAAGGGGAACTATGACCAAGGCCTCCGGACCACGGTTAACCTGTATGCGGGTACAAAGACCCCTGCCAAATTCCTTCCGATGCTCAGCGCGCCCCAGCTCGTCCAGCTCAAGACAGAGGCGTATACGAACGACGGTCTTTCCGTGCCGACCGTGTGGAGCAACCCTTACTATGCCGTCAACCGCACCAACTGGCAAAAAGCGCTGATGGGCACGGGCAACGTCCAAAACGCGGACGTGGCCGTCCGCGGCGGGAACGCCCATTCCAACTATAGTTTTTCCGGGAACTATTTCAACGAGAACGGGATGATCGTGAATTCCTTTTTCAAGCGCTACAGCTTCCGGATCAATTCAGAACACAAGATCGGGTCGCGCCTGAAGCTGGGGGAAAACATCGTTTACTCCAGCACGAACGGCGCCGCTCCCAATACCCAGTCTACCCAGACCGGGCTGGTGTGGAGCGCCATCCGCTTCAACCCGGCCATCCCCGTGGTGAACCCGGACGGGAGCTGGGGCACTTCGCAGGCGGACAACCAACTGGGGGACATCAACAACCCGGTTGCCACCGCCCATGAGATCTCCAAATACAACCTGATAGACCGCGTCCTGGCCAATGCTTATGCGGAACTGGAAATCATCAACGGGCTGAAGCTCCGCGCGAACTATGGGTATGACCATAATACAAACGAATACTACGAGTTCGACAATGCCATGCCTGACCAGACGCGGGGTCCTTCGATCGCCTCGCTGCGCCAGTCGTTCGCCAAGGAGAAAACCCTGCTCGAAGAATACTACCTTACTTACAACCATGTCTTTGGCGAAGTCCATTCGCTGACCCTGCTGGCGGGGTACTCCGCCCAGGTTTACAGCGGGAACACTTTTAACGCCTCCCGCACGGGCTTTAGCGACACAAGTACCGACCAGCGCGTCCTCAACTTAGGGAACAGTTCCTCGGCATCGAACGGCGGGTATAACTACAATCCCTGGGGTTTGCAATCCTATTTCGTCCGCGGCAACTATGCCTTTATGAACAAATACCTGCTGACCGCCACCTTCCGCGCGGACGGTTCCAGCAAGTTTGCACCCGGGAAGCAGTGGGGCTATTTCCCCGCCTTTTCCGCGGGCTGGCGGTTGAGCGACGAACACTTTTGGGAGCGGTTGAAACGCACCGTCAGCATGTTCAAGATCACCGGCGGTTGGGGACAGTTGGGGAACCAGAACGTGGGAGACTTTCAATACCTGAGCATCATCGGCACCGGTAGCGGCGGCGGTACCGGGGGCGGCGGTTACGGCTACAACCTGGGGACCACCACCACCAACTACAACGGCGCCTATATCACCAGCCTGGCCAACCCCAACATCACCTGGGAACGGGCCGTGACCACCGACGTGGCCGTCGAGTTCGCCACGCTGAAAAACCACCTCACGGGTACCGTCACCTGGTTCAACAAGAATACCTCGGACATGCTGATCCCCTACCAGATCGTCGAGACCTTCGGGGCCCAGAACAATCTTCCCGACGACCCGGGGAACATCACCCTGCCGGATTATAATATCGGTACGCTCAACAACCGGGGCGTGGAAATCGAGTTGAACTACCAGGACCGGGTCGGCGACTTTACCTATTCGGTAGGCGGCAACGCGACCTTTATCAAGAATAAAATCACCAAGCTATACGGGAGCGACACCTACCTCGCCTCCACGCCTTATGGCCGCGAGAATACCGATATTTCCCGGACTTATGAAGGACAGCCGATCGCTTCATTCTATGGATTCAAAACCGCCGGTTTGTACCAGACCCAGGCGCAGATCAACAGCGATCCCTATATCGCCAACGATCCCAACAAACCCAACATCAAACCCGGGGACGTCCGCTTCGTGGATGTCAACGGGGACGGCGTGGTGGACGACAACGACCGGGTGCGTCTAGGCGACCCCAACCCCCGCTTCGTTTTCGGCTTTCACGGATCGGGCAGCTATATGCACTTCGACATTGCCTTTAATTTCACCGGGGCTACCGGTTTCAAGCTCTACGACGCCGACCGCCTCTCCGGCCTGGACGCGACGCAGGTCTACAACTGGTACGCCGATCAGCAAAACCGCTGGCACGGAGAAGGCACGAGCAACAGCGTGCCCCGTCTGAGCATCGACAACCTCAACAACAACTACCGTTCCTCGGACCTCTGGGTGTACAAAGGCAATTACATCACGCTCCGGAGCCTGGCGCTTGGGTACACCATCCCCAAGGTCACGCTCAGCACCTGGAAGCTGCCCGAAGTCCGCTTCTATGTCAGCGCCTACAACCTGTTCACCATAACTAAATATCCCGGCTATACACCAGAGCTCGGTTATACCGATGGGAACCTGCAAAGGGGCGTAGACGTAGCCCAATATCCAGCCACCAGGACCTACATGGTAGGGGCCACCGTAAATCTGCAATAA